CACCGTCGCCGTAGACCATCTGCGTCCCGTTCCAGAACGCGTTCACGTAGTTCTTGCTGTAGTGGACGCTGGAGGTGAGCGCGGTGCCCAGCCCGTCGTAGCTGTCCCGGCCGAACACGTTGGCGTAGAAGTCGTACGTGAAGCCCGCGTTGTCGTGGGCCTGGTCCAGCACCGCGTCGCCAGAGGCGCCCTGGCCCTCGCTGCGCACCAGCGTCCCGGGCAGCGTGGTGCGGTTCTTCGCCGTGTAGGTCTTCCGGTTGCGGCTCGTCTGCAGGTTGTCGAAGCCCCAGACGGAGTCACCAGTGCGCGCGTCGATGAAGACGTTGGGCATGGAGGGCAGGCCGTCCACGTCCACCGTCTCCAACTGCACGCGCCACGTCAGGCGGGTGTCCTTGCTGTCGGCGAGGATCTGCAGGTCCGCGCGGGGCGCGCCCGTGATGACACTGCCCGCGGCCTCCAGCCCGGACACGGCGCGCTGGATGGCCTCCTGGGCCCGCAGCCGGGGCGTGGTGTCCACCTTGAGGTCGCGCACGAGCTTGTCCGTCACGCCCGCGACCGCGCCGTTCGCGTCCAGGTGGACGATGGCCGCCGCGCCAAAGACAGGCACGCCCTGGAACGTCTGCGTGAGGCGCTCATGCGCCTGGCCGCGCCCGTCCACGTGGAAGCGCCGCGAGGTCAGCTCGCCTGCTCCCTTGAGGAAGCCGGGGCGCTGCGCCTGGAGCTGGCGGAGGCCGTCGCCACGCACGGGCTTCGCGGCCAGCGCGCTGGTCTGCTGCGCGTCCGTCTGGGAAGTGTTTTCAGCGGTGTCGGTGGGACCACAGGCGCTTCCCAGCAGCAGGAAGGACGCGAGCGAGGCGTAGTGACGGATGCGCATGGGGGACTCCGGTTCGCGCGAGGGGCGCTTTCCAGGGGGTGTGCTTTCACCCGGAAAAGAAATTTCCTGGGCAATTCAGGAGACTCGGGGACTCGTGAAACGGCCACGGCCGTGACCTGGAGGACCTGTTCAATGCACGGGATGTCTGGGGAAGACGCGCAACTGGCGCATGTTGCTTCCGGGACCCGTCCGGAAACCCCGCAGGGGGAAATGCATGTCATTGTCCGTCAGGGGCCTTGCCGTCCTCGCGGTGCTCGCCTTCGTGGCGCCCGCGTGCAACGACTCATCCGGCGCCGCCGTGGATGTCTTCACCTCGCTCCAGTTGGAGACGCCGGATGAGAGCGTGGCCTCCGTCCGGCTCACCGTCTCCGCTCCGGGCCTGGCGGCGCGGACCGTCACGCTGACGCAAGCGGGGGGGCCGTCTGGCGTGCTCACCGTGAAGCTGCCCATCCACAACGAGAAGCCCCTGTCGGAGGTCCTCTTCAACATGTGGCCGTACGTGCGCTCCGCGCAGTCCACTCCGGAGGCGAGCGTGGGCGAAGGGGCGGCGCTGGCGGTGACGTCCGTGGACCCGGAGGGCGAAACGCTGACGTATGCCTGGAAGGCCGGCTGCGTGGGCGTGTTCGAGGACATCGCGGCGGCCACGACGCGCTTCACGCCCACGGCGCAGCCACCGGTGGTGGGCTGCAAGCCCTGCGACCTCACCGTCACGGTCACCGACCCGCATGGCGGCCGGGCGCAGGAGACGGTGTCGACGTGCGTGAAGCCCGGGCCCGCGCTGCCGGTGCTCGCGGAGGGGAACGGCCACTTCCTGGTCATCCGCCCGGGCGGCACCGTCTGGGCGTGGGGCAACAACGTCCTGGGGCAGCTGGGGACAGGCTCCACCGCCACCTCCGAGCCCGCCCCCGCGCAGGTGCCGGGGCTCACCGACATCGTCGCCGTGTCCGCCGGCAGCGGGTACTCGCTGGCGCTGCGCGCGGACGGCACGCTCTTCGGCTGGGGCGACAACACCTCCGGCCAGCTGGCGAACGAAGACCTCGCGACGATTCGCCGCACACCCGTCGTGGTGGAGGGCCTTCCCCGCATCGCGGCCATCGCCACCATGAACGTCTATTCCCTGGTGCTGGGCGTGGATGGCACGGTCTGGAGCTGGGGCAATGGCAGGGCCGTCCCTTCACGCGTGGACGTTCCGCCCGGCATCTCCGCGGTCGCCGCCGAGTACACGCATGGCGTAGCCCTGCACGAGACGGGGACGGTCTTCACCTGGTACACCGGCCTCAGCGCAGGGGCCACGGCTCCCACGCGCATCGACTCCCTCTCCGACGTCGTCGCCATCGCCTCCGGGATGGGCTCGAGCCTGGCGCTGGGCGCGGATGGAACGGTCTACACCTGGGGAGGGGGTGTCGAGCCGGGCTCCCGCTCGTTGCCCCAACGCGTTCCCGGGCTGTCGCGCGTGGCGGCCATCGGCGGTGGGGGCTCGTTCAATAGCCTGTCCACGGCCCTGCTTGACGATGGGAGCCTCTACACCTGGTTCTTCTATTTCCCGAACCCCCAGCGCGTGGCCTCCCTGCCCGCGATGAGCCGCCTGGGCCAGAGCGGTTGTATCGCGCAGCGTGCGGACGGGGCCGTCTTCTCCTGGTGCACCGCGACCGGGGACGCCGTCCAGGTGCTCTCCGGCTCCCCGGCCGGGCCGTAGCCGGGGCCCTTCAGCTCCGGCGCCTGGGCTCGCGCTTCGCGCCGGGGGCCGCCGGATCCTTGGGCAGGTGTCTCAAGCCCATCCACCCGAGCGCCGCGACATGGCGGGCCACGTTCTCCGTGGAGAAGGCCTTGCCCTCCGCGGCCCACCAGTGGCCCACCTGCGTCACCATGCCCACCAGCGCGTTGGCGTAGATGGGCGCCACCTTGGGCGGGTAGCCGGCGCGCTCGAACTCGCTGCGGAAGACGTCGCTCACGCGCTGGGCCAGGTCGTCGATGACGCGCGTCAGTCCGCGCCGCGCCGCCGCCGTGGGCGAGTCCCGCGTGAGCACCGCGAAGCCCGCCGGCTCCTCCTTCACGTAGGCCATGAACGCCAGCACCGCGTCCTCGAAGCGCTGCCGGGGCGTGCCCTGGGCGATGCTCGTGGACACGCGCGCCACCAGGTCCTCCAGCTCCCGGTCCACGATGGCCGCGTACAGCCCCTCCTTCGCGCCGAAGTGCTCGTAGACGATGGGCTTGGACACGCCCGCCTGCTGGGCGACCTCCTCAATCGAGGTCGCCTCGTAGCCCTTCGAGGCGAAGACCGACCGGCCGATCTCCATCAGTTGGATCCGGCGTTCCGCGCCCGTGAGCCGCTGTTTCTTCTTCAAGTTGACCTC
This DNA window, taken from Corallococcus coralloides DSM 2259, encodes the following:
- a CDS encoding RCC1 domain-containing protein — its product is MSLSVRGLAVLAVLAFVAPACNDSSGAAVDVFTSLQLETPDESVASVRLTVSAPGLAARTVTLTQAGGPSGVLTVKLPIHNEKPLSEVLFNMWPYVRSAQSTPEASVGEGAALAVTSVDPEGETLTYAWKAGCVGVFEDIAAATTRFTPTAQPPVVGCKPCDLTVTVTDPHGGRAQETVSTCVKPGPALPVLAEGNGHFLVIRPGGTVWAWGNNVLGQLGTGSTATSEPAPAQVPGLTDIVAVSAGSGYSLALRADGTLFGWGDNTSGQLANEDLATIRRTPVVVEGLPRIAAIATMNVYSLVLGVDGTVWSWGNGRAVPSRVDVPPGISAVAAEYTHGVALHETGTVFTWYTGLSAGATAPTRIDSLSDVVAIASGMGSSLALGADGTVYTWGGGVEPGSRSLPQRVPGLSRVAAIGGGGSFNSLSTALLDDGSLYTWFFYFPNPQRVASLPAMSRLGQSGCIAQRADGAVFSWCTATGDAVQVLSGSPAGP
- a CDS encoding TetR/AcrR family transcriptional regulator, producing the protein MKKKQRLTGAERRIQLMEIGRSVFASKGYEATSIEEVAQQAGVSKPIVYEHFGAKEGLYAAIVDRELEDLVARVSTSIAQGTPRQRFEDAVLAFMAYVKEEPAGFAVLTRDSPTAAARRGLTRVIDDLAQRVSDVFRSEFERAGYPPKVAPIYANALVGMVTQVGHWWAAEGKAFSTENVARHVAALGWMGLRHLPKDPAAPGAKREPRRRS